One genomic region from Microcoleus sp. FACHB-672 encodes:
- a CDS encoding VIT domain-containing protein yields MPTTVKDRLGGLYVESPAGEKLVFPLKHTEVLAKIAGNLSRVEVTQSFENPFTEPLEAIYVFPLPDEAAVDDMEIKIGERIIKGNIKKREEAKQIYEAAKRQGRTAGLLEQERDNIFTQSLANIKPGEQIDVTIRYTDSLKFEGGDYEFVFPMVVGPRYIPGTPIDGSGDTDQVPDASRINPPFIPPEMRSRHDIGVRVEIDTGLPVFDVRSTSHPLQIEHEGQIVRVKLGGEDTIPNKDFILRYRVAGHKTEATILTQADERGAHFALYFIPALAYKPEEIVAKDVVFLVDTSGSQAGAPILQCQELMRRFINGLNPDDTFSIIDFSNTTRQLSANPLPNTALNRQQAINYINQLRANGGTELLNGIKAVMNFPAVPAGRLRSIVLLTDGYIGNDHEILAEVQRHLKQGHRLYSFGVGSSVNRFLLNRIAEIGRGTCQVVRQNEPPDEAAEKFFRQINNPVLTNIQIHWEGNGQPEIYPSIAPDLFAEQPLVLFGRQENRTAEQLHITGMTAGGKRYEKRFSLNFEGAGNPAIAQLWGRQRIKDLMNQMLAGEKKSLVDSVTDTALSYQLLSQYTAFVAVSEEVRVDPEGNRISMQVPVEMPEGVSYETTVGAGNAHFAANQLLNNAWALRGSSSPQAPEASEFGCLEGFFPPPAPSLQVPRAKAKPAGVQGFSDRTTPQVRSTSGQASATLELNFRLEIVNVAGLDEAATNALKEQLKTVKIPVGFSGEIVLEFPVQNGRVGRIILDDQASTLDEATVVDPIKRSLLIWKVPLGVVGIVRITLRINS; encoded by the coding sequence TATGTTTTTCCATTACCGGATGAAGCGGCAGTGGATGACATGGAAATTAAAATTGGTGAACGAATTATTAAAGGCAACATTAAAAAACGAGAAGAAGCCAAACAAATTTACGAAGCAGCAAAGCGGCAAGGACGTACTGCCGGCCTTTTAGAACAAGAGCGAGATAATATTTTCACCCAATCTTTGGCTAATATTAAACCGGGTGAGCAAATTGATGTCACAATTCGCTACACAGATAGCCTTAAATTTGAGGGTGGCGATTACGAATTTGTCTTCCCAATGGTGGTGGGGCCTCGTTATATTCCTGGTACGCCAATAGATGGCAGTGGAGATACCGATCAAGTGCCCGATGCCTCGCGGATTAATCCACCATTTATTCCGCCAGAAATGCGCTCTCGTCATGATATTGGGGTAAGGGTTGAAATTGACACCGGCTTGCCTGTTTTTGATGTGCGTTCGACTTCTCACCCATTACAAATTGAACATGAAGGTCAAATTGTGCGGGTGAAGTTGGGCGGCGAAGATACGATTCCCAATAAAGATTTTATTCTGCGTTATCGGGTTGCCGGCCATAAAACTGAAGCGACAATTTTAACGCAAGCCGATGAACGAGGCGCTCATTTTGCGCTTTATTTTATCCCGGCTTTGGCATACAAACCTGAAGAGATTGTCGCCAAAGATGTTGTGTTTCTAGTGGATACATCGGGTTCTCAAGCCGGCGCTCCAATTTTGCAATGTCAGGAATTGATGCGCCGATTTATTAATGGGTTAAATCCTGACGATACTTTCAGCATTATTGATTTTTCTAATACCACGCGGCAGCTTTCTGCTAACCCATTGCCTAATACTGCCCTAAACCGGCAACAGGCAATTAACTATATCAACCAGTTGCGGGCAAATGGCGGGACTGAATTGCTCAATGGCATTAAAGCGGTGATGAATTTCCCCGCTGTGCCGGCAGGACGTTTGCGGAGTATCGTGCTGCTAACAGATGGCTACATTGGCAACGATCATGAAATCCTGGCTGAAGTGCAGCGCCATCTCAAACAAGGTCATCGACTTTATAGTTTCGGGGTTGGCAGTTCTGTAAACCGATTCTTACTCAATCGCATTGCAGAAATTGGGCGAGGAACGTGTCAAGTTGTCCGACAAAATGAACCCCCTGATGAAGCTGCTGAGAAGTTTTTCCGCCAGATTAATAATCCAGTGCTGACGAATATTCAAATTCATTGGGAAGGCAACGGACAGCCTGAAATTTATCCCTCAATTGCCCCAGATTTGTTTGCAGAACAGCCATTAGTTTTGTTTGGCCGGCAGGAAAATCGCACGGCTGAGCAATTACACATCACCGGCATGACAGCGGGTGGAAAGCGCTATGAAAAGCGTTTCAGCCTCAATTTTGAGGGTGCCGGCAATCCGGCAATTGCTCAACTTTGGGGCCGGCAGCGAATTAAAGATTTGATGAATCAAATGCTTGCCGGTGAGAAGAAATCTTTAGTAGATTCGGTGACAGATACTGCTTTGAGTTATCAGTTACTCTCGCAATATACGGCGTTTGTTGCGGTTAGCGAAGAGGTGCGCGTCGATCCGGAAGGCAACCGAATTTCAATGCAAGTGCCGGTGGAAATGCCAGAGGGTGTTAGCTATGAAACAACGGTGGGTGCCGGCAATGCTCATTTTGCAGCAAATCAATTGCTTAACAACGCTTGGGCGCTTAGAGGGAGTAGTTCACCACAAGCACCCGAAGCATCTGAATTTGGATGTCTTGAAGGGTTTTTTCCGCCCCCAGCACCATCCCTACAAGTGCCACGGGCAAAAGCTAAGCCTGCTGGGGTTCAAGGTTTCTCTGACAGAACCACACCACAAGTTCGCAGCACAAGCGGTCAAGCTTCTGCAACCCTTGAACTCAATTTTCGCTTAGAAATTGTCAACGTTGCCGGCTTGGATGAAGCTGCCACAAATGCGCTAAAAGAACAACTGAAAACGGTTAAAATACCTGTCGGCTTCAGCGGCGAAATAGTGTTGGAATTTCCAGTACAAAATGGTCGCGTAGGGCGAATTATTTTGGATGATCAAGCCTCAACATTGGACGAGGCAACTGTTGTCGATCCGATTAAGCGATCATTGCTGATTTGGAAAGTGCCCCTTGGGGTTGTCGGCATTGTTCGTATAACCTTACGGATTAACTCATAG
- a CDS encoding DUF2834 domain-containing protein, with product MMARKIVLFSIWIAFTSYTISLAPLDQPDTWPLVQKLLTLQWADINAIIVSIFWFMGIWPMIFACLMFADGKMQKKRAWPSWVASNGMGIIGMTPYLLLRESNQEFDGKKDKLLRSLDQRSTGIALLFTTLGLFAYAFIAGNWGDYVQQFQTRAFVHLISLDFCLMCLIFPITSLFDDDMARRGLKDARIFWAVALVPLFGPLIYLCLRPPLPEVEIGRQQESPLPAMS from the coding sequence ATGATGGCTAGAAAAATTGTTTTATTCTCAATCTGGATAGCATTTACTAGCTATACCATAAGTCTGGCTCCGCTCGATCAGCCCGATACCTGGCCTCTCGTTCAAAAACTGCTAACGCTTCAGTGGGCAGATATTAACGCAATTATTGTATCTATATTTTGGTTCATGGGCATCTGGCCGATGATTTTTGCTTGCCTAATGTTTGCTGATGGCAAAATGCAAAAAAAACGGGCTTGGCCTTCTTGGGTCGCTTCAAACGGAATGGGTATCATTGGCATGACGCCTTATTTACTTTTGCGAGAATCGAATCAAGAATTCGATGGAAAAAAAGATAAATTACTGAGAAGTTTAGATCAACGTTCCACCGGCATCGCGCTGCTTTTTACGACACTTGGCTTATTTGCCTACGCGTTTATTGCCGGCAATTGGGGCGATTACGTTCAACAATTCCAAACGCGGGCTTTTGTTCACCTGATCAGCCTCGATTTTTGCCTGATGTGCCTCATATTTCCCATCACCTCATTATTTGATGATGACATGGCACGTCGAGGTCTTAAAGATGCCCGAATTTTTTGGGCAGTGGCGCTAGTTCCTCTATTTGGCCCACTAATTTATCTGTGCTTGCGTCCGCCTTTGCCCGAAGTAGAAATAGGGCGACAGCAAGAGTCGCCCCTACCGGCTATGAGTTAA
- a CDS encoding DUF2834 domain-containing protein, whose protein sequence is MIRKFGFGLLWIGMITYASFLAPPNQPDTFELIKNLSLGNLEGINPLIVALFYIMGVWPMIYSCLLFFDGRGQKVPAWPFAAVSFGVGAFSLLPYLALRETNPNFSGEKNAFLKLLDSRITGIFLTLAAAGLVGYGVFTGNWGDFIQQWQTSKFIHVMSLDFCLLCLLFPALLGDDMARRNLKNPLFFLAVALIPLFGPLVYLCLRIPLPVTNPQSHQATITSTTH, encoded by the coding sequence ATGATCAGAAAATTTGGATTTGGATTGCTGTGGATTGGGATGATAACTTATGCGTCTTTCCTTGCACCACCTAACCAACCAGACACATTTGAACTGATTAAAAATCTTTCTCTGGGCAATCTTGAAGGCATCAACCCGCTGATTGTGGCGCTGTTTTACATCATGGGTGTTTGGCCGATGATTTATAGCTGCTTGCTGTTTTTTGACGGCAGAGGTCAAAAAGTGCCGGCTTGGCCGTTCGCTGCGGTATCTTTCGGTGTAGGTGCTTTTAGTTTGTTGCCTTATTTAGCCTTACGCGAAACCAACCCCAACTTTTCAGGAGAAAAAAACGCATTTCTCAAGCTTTTAGACTCCCGAATTACCGGCATTTTCTTAACCTTAGCAGCTGCCGGCCTTGTTGGTTATGGGGTGTTCACCGGCAATTGGGGCGATTTTATCCAACAGTGGCAAACTAGCAAATTTATTCATGTCATGAGTTTAGATTTCTGCCTGTTATGTCTTTTATTTCCTGCCTTGCTAGGAGATGATATGGCAAGAAGAAATCTCAAAAACCCCTTGTTTTTTTTGGCGGTGGCGCTGATTCCCTTATTTGGCCCCCTCGTTTATTTGTGTCTGCGAATACCGTTGCCGGTAACAAATCCGCAATCCCACCAAGCAACAATAACCAGCACCACTCACTAA